The Trueperaceae bacterium genomic sequence TTGTCGAGCTCGAAGTCGGCCTCGCAGCCGGCGCAGCGCGCCATCGCGGGGAGGTAGTCCACCTCGAGGCGGGCCGCTTCGGCCATCGTCCCGTCGCGCGCGCCCTGGAAGGCGAACTCGAGCGCTTCGGGCACGACGCCGGCGAGGGCGCCGATCTCGAGGTGGATGGCGTCGATGC encodes the following:
- the hypA gene encoding hydrogenase maturation nickel metallochaperone HypA, with protein sequence MHEMSIVLSMLDLAEHSAREEGASRIDAIHLEIGALAGVVPEALEFAFQGARDGTMAEAARLEVDYLPAMARCAGCEADFELDNRYGVALCPTCGTPSANLWQGRELHLAHLEVT